Proteins encoded together in one Nostoc sp. PCC 7524 window:
- a CDS encoding DUF5615 family PIN-like protein, producing the protein MLLDEDSQAKYLVNLLQAAGHDVVTVNLVGLMNRPDSVVLDYARQDQRVLLTRNCDDFHELHQTNPIHSGILAVYQNSDVAKNMSYQLIVKAIANLEAAEYKLNNQFVILNQWNY; encoded by the coding sequence ATGCTGCTTGACGAAGACTCTCAAGCAAAATATTTAGTCAATCTTCTTCAAGCCGCAGGTCATGATGTAGTCACGGTCAATTTAGTGGGTTTAATGAATCGTCCTGATTCAGTCGTACTAGACTATGCCAGACAAGATCAACGAGTGCTACTTACACGTAACTGTGATGACTTTCACGAGTTGCATCAAACTAACCCAATACATTCAGGGATTTTGGCTGTTTATCAAAATTCTGATGTTGCTAAAAATATGAGTTATCAGTTAATAGTCAAGGCAATAGCTAATTTAGAAGCGGCAGAATACAAACTAAATAATCAATTTGTGATTCTCAATCAATGGAATTATTAA
- a CDS encoding DUF6338 family protein → MNMNLSEFAFRIIFIFIPGLITFNIISKLTFHKEFKTSDILLGSLTYGFVCYLIYYFIFILINNKLTFLNTQTFYFVESLTNSQAELNFNEIALVTLLAVPVGLTSAFLINHNLLFKLANKLKISDKLDDISLWNKVFDSPLNHWIVIRDIQNDLMYRGWVDSFSDGLGKNEILLRDVEVYRNSEQGILYSVPGLYISFNKEENLMIEFQSWEFTENMHNNIIENSLTQQKENHH, encoded by the coding sequence ATGAATATGAATTTATCAGAATTTGCTTTTAGAATTATTTTCATTTTTATTCCAGGGCTAATCACTTTTAATATCATAAGTAAACTGACGTTTCATAAAGAATTTAAGACATCTGATATTCTGCTGGGTTCATTAACATACGGGTTTGTTTGTTATTTAATTTATTATTTTATATTTATATTAATAAATAACAAACTCACTTTTTTGAACACTCAAACCTTTTATTTTGTGGAAAGTCTAACTAATTCTCAAGCAGAATTAAATTTTAACGAAATAGCTTTAGTAACTTTGCTAGCAGTCCCTGTAGGGCTTACTTCAGCATTCTTGATAAATCATAACCTTCTGTTTAAGCTAGCAAATAAACTAAAGATTTCTGATAAATTAGATGATATAAGTCTATGGAACAAAGTTTTCGATTCTCCCTTGAATCACTGGATTGTTATCAGAGATATTCAAAATGATCTAATGTATCGAGGGTGGGTTGATTCTTTCTCCGATGGTCTAGGTAAAAATGAAATATTGCTTAGAGATGTGGAAGTTTATAGAAACTCAGAACAAGGAATTCTATATTCCGTGCCAGGATTATATATCTCCTTTAATAAGGAGGAGAATCTGATGATTGAGTTTCAATCTTGGGAGTTTACTGAAAATATGCACAATAATATTATTGAAAATTCATTAACCCAGCAAAAGGAAAATCACCATTAA